One genomic window of Prosthecobacter algae includes the following:
- the argH gene encoding argininosuccinate lyase: MWKGRFAQETSQLVQSYGESVSFDWRLFAHDIRGSIAHSKGLLKAGILTVEEQAAIEKGLLEIRAEIEDGKFEFKTSLEDVHMNIESELTRRIGPAGAKLHTARSRNDQVATDVRLYTRDAVAEIVDLVAELQRSLVEAADRAGPAVVPGYTHLQRGQPVLFAHHLLAYVEMLERDAQRLLDANDRLNVMPLGSGALAGSTIILDREYVASLLDFDTVSQNSMDAVSDRDFAAEVLFSIALCGVHLSRLSEDIILWCSAEFGFVTLSDAHTTGSSLMPQKKNPDVAELTRGKSGRLVGNLMALLTLLKGLPMTYNRDMQEDKEPLFDSLDTIKAALAVFAEMISGMEVNETRTRAATSDPMLLATDLADYLVNHGVPFRQAHEVIGKLVAHSLAEKVAFADIPLAQYQAFSPAFEADLFDCLNLETALAARKGIGAPSPKNVAAQITFWKEALSE; encoded by the coding sequence ATGTGGAAAGGCCGCTTTGCTCAAGAAACCAGCCAGCTCGTCCAGAGCTATGGCGAATCCGTGTCCTTTGACTGGAGGCTGTTCGCTCACGATATCCGTGGGTCCATCGCCCATTCCAAAGGCCTGCTGAAGGCTGGAATCCTCACCGTGGAGGAACAGGCCGCCATCGAAAAAGGCCTCTTGGAAATTCGTGCCGAGATCGAAGACGGCAAATTTGAGTTCAAGACCTCCCTGGAAGACGTCCACATGAACATCGAGTCCGAGCTGACTCGCCGCATCGGTCCTGCCGGGGCCAAGCTACACACCGCTCGCAGTCGGAATGACCAGGTGGCCACGGATGTGCGCCTCTATACTCGGGATGCCGTCGCTGAAATTGTGGATCTCGTCGCAGAGCTTCAGCGCTCGTTGGTGGAGGCCGCTGACCGCGCAGGCCCGGCCGTCGTGCCCGGCTACACCCACCTTCAGCGGGGCCAGCCCGTCCTCTTCGCTCACCATCTTCTCGCCTATGTGGAGATGCTGGAGCGCGATGCCCAGCGCCTGCTGGATGCGAATGATCGCCTCAATGTCATGCCTCTCGGCTCAGGTGCCCTCGCGGGTTCCACCATCATTCTGGATCGCGAATACGTGGCCAGCCTGCTGGACTTCGACACCGTTTCCCAAAACAGTATGGATGCTGTGAGCGACCGCGACTTTGCCGCCGAGGTACTGTTTTCCATCGCTCTCTGCGGCGTGCATTTGTCCCGCCTCAGTGAGGACATCATCCTCTGGTGCAGTGCCGAGTTTGGTTTCGTCACCCTCAGTGATGCCCACACCACCGGCTCCAGCCTGATGCCGCAGAAAAAGAACCCGGACGTCGCGGAACTGACCCGGGGTAAATCGGGCCGTCTGGTGGGGAATCTCATGGCGCTGCTCACCCTGCTTAAGGGCCTGCCCATGACCTACAATCGCGACATGCAGGAGGACAAAGAGCCCCTCTTTGACTCGCTGGATACCATCAAAGCCGCCCTCGCCGTCTTCGCGGAAATGATTTCCGGCATGGAGGTGAATGAAACCCGCACCCGTGCCGCCACCAGCGACCCCATGCTGCTGGCCACGGACCTGGCCGACTACCTTGTGAATCACGGCGTGCCCTTCCGCCAGGCCCACGAAGTCATCGGCAAACTGGTCGCCCATTCCCTCGCGGAGAAAGTCGCCTTTGCCGATATTCCGCTGGCGCAGTACCAGGCCTTTTCCCCAGCCTTTGAGGCGGACCTTTTTGACTGCCTGAATCTGGAAACTGCCCTCGCTGCCCGCAAAGGCATCGGCGCACCTTCCCCAAAGAATGTTGCCGCGCAGATCACCTTTTGGAAGGAGGCCCTCTCGGAATGA
- a CDS encoding transcriptional repressor, translating into MKERLEAHLTNTGLRRTKQRETIVEAAFATDDHFNAEELLEKARKLDRTVSRATVYRTLQLLVDCDLLREVDLGRDQTYYDPNFLDKPQHNHLICLDCDRVVEFEDDHSAVLHDCITRRLGFQPQMKAMRIQAHCDEFAKTGGCKYKTEHDAALAR; encoded by the coding sequence GTGAAAGAACGCCTCGAAGCACACCTGACCAACACTGGCCTGCGTCGTACCAAGCAGCGTGAGACAATCGTCGAAGCTGCCTTTGCGACCGACGACCACTTCAATGCCGAGGAACTGCTGGAAAAAGCCCGCAAGCTGGATCGCACCGTCTCCCGTGCCACGGTCTATCGTACCTTGCAGTTGTTGGTGGATTGCGACCTCCTCCGCGAGGTGGACCTGGGCCGGGACCAGACCTATTACGACCCCAATTTCCTCGACAAACCCCAGCACAATCACCTCATCTGCCTGGACTGTGATCGTGTGGTGGAGTTTGAAGACGATCACAGTGCCGTTCTGCACGACTGCATTACCCGCCGTCTTGGCTTCCAGCCCCAGATGAAGGCCATGCGCATCCAGGCGCATTGCGATGAATTTGCCAAAACAGGGGGGTGCAAATACAAGACCGAGCACGACGCTGCCCTGGCCCGTTAA
- a CDS encoding M23 family metallopeptidase, with amino-acid sequence MRLPLTTTLSLLGVLAWLIWEPVGLREWTTRRKNSSARPLDPAFLRLSAADKARLPLAIRFDHPMGTAHGAFTYNAQPFRISRHLGDDLNGIGGGNSDLGDPVFAAGMGQVVYAGVPGPGWGNMVILAHRVTDLEDASQERVYQTVYAHLDKILIALGQVVNRGEKIGTVGTADGQYLAHLHFEVREGPYVNPGQGYADAPLNRVSPEAFIAQRRGAPEEQMNAAPKLNP; translated from the coding sequence ATGCGCCTGCCTCTTACCACGACTCTCAGCCTCCTAGGCGTGCTGGCATGGCTGATTTGGGAACCCGTGGGCCTGAGAGAGTGGACGACGCGGCGGAAAAACAGCTCAGCAAGACCTTTGGACCCCGCTTTTTTGCGGCTGAGCGCGGCTGACAAGGCGCGATTACCCCTCGCCATCCGGTTTGACCACCCCATGGGCACGGCGCATGGTGCCTTCACCTACAACGCCCAGCCTTTCCGGATTTCCCGCCATTTGGGCGATGACCTGAACGGTATTGGCGGTGGAAACTCTGACTTGGGGGATCCGGTCTTTGCAGCAGGGATGGGTCAGGTGGTGTATGCCGGGGTTCCAGGTCCGGGCTGGGGAAACATGGTGATCCTGGCCCACCGGGTGACAGATCTAGAGGATGCGAGCCAGGAGCGTGTCTACCAAACTGTGTATGCGCACTTGGACAAGATTCTGATCGCGCTAGGACAGGTCGTGAATCGGGGAGAAAAAATTGGCACGGTGGGGACGGCCGATGGACAGTATCTAGCGCATCTGCATTTTGAAGTGCGTGAAGGGCCGTATGTCAATCCAGGACAGGGTTATGCGGATGCACCGCTGAATCGAGTCTCCCCAGAGGCCTTCATCGCTCAAAGGCGTGGGGCTCCGGAAGAGCAAATGAATGCCGCCCCGAAACTGAACCCTTGA
- a CDS encoding DUF1592 domain-containing protein encodes MIERSSFWAILASSFLAVTAMADESAVMSRLGKDILPFLEKNCLECHDADAAKADINLEPLWDAKSARLDVRLWDKIGDQVRTRQMPPPKEKIQPTDEDRQKLGDWIQQAQQVVKAQTPTDPGFRKARRLTRREYSLTMRDLLYGASDTLGDAFPTDGAGGEGFDNNADTLFIPPLLIEKFIGAADAGLAAAWGKWEIKKQLITQWPSESKKPQQAAQETLHTFARRAYRRPVTEADVSPLVAIFDRGLKGGLDYETSLKRAFKAVLLSPKFLILQEQERPGETKPWQVSGHEMAQRLSYFLWSTMPDAELSRLADEGKLQEAAGIEAQVKRMLADPKAEALTKHFAAQWLGLDALFNTVDPDRGKYKEFTQSLRQAMYDEGLYFSSAILRENGRVLDFLDSKHTFVNEELARLYEIPDVKGPEMRRVMLKDERRGGVLGMGGMLAATAYPQRTSPVLRGKWVLETLMGTPPPPPPANVGSLPEDDRKIENLTFRQQLEKHRSKAQCMGCHNRLDPPGFGLENFDPIGKWRDNENGKALDVSANFVDGRTFRGPAEMRRILMSEKHKFVRNFCARLLGYALGRGLEPQDQPTLLRLEETLVKNDYHALPLIIAVAQSYPFTHRRQ; translated from the coding sequence ATGATCGAACGCAGCAGTTTTTGGGCAATTTTGGCAAGCAGCTTTCTCGCAGTCACCGCCATGGCGGATGAATCTGCTGTCATGTCCAGGCTGGGAAAGGACATCCTGCCCTTTTTGGAAAAAAACTGCCTGGAGTGCCATGATGCCGATGCCGCTAAGGCCGATATAAACCTGGAACCTCTATGGGATGCTAAATCGGCCCGGCTGGACGTGCGCCTGTGGGATAAAATTGGCGATCAAGTGCGAACCCGGCAAATGCCCCCGCCCAAAGAAAAAATCCAGCCCACCGACGAAGATCGGCAAAAACTAGGCGATTGGATCCAGCAGGCGCAACAAGTCGTGAAGGCGCAAACACCTACGGACCCCGGCTTCCGGAAGGCCCGCCGCCTCACCCGCCGTGAGTATAGCCTGACAATGCGCGACCTTCTCTACGGAGCCAGTGACACGCTGGGCGATGCCTTCCCCACGGATGGCGCTGGCGGCGAGGGTTTCGATAACAATGCAGATACCCTCTTTATCCCACCCCTCCTCATTGAGAAGTTTATCGGGGCCGCCGATGCCGGATTGGCTGCCGCCTGGGGAAAATGGGAGATCAAAAAACAACTCATCACCCAGTGGCCCAGCGAGAGTAAAAAGCCCCAGCAGGCCGCCCAGGAAACGCTGCACACCTTCGCCCGCCGCGCCTACCGCCGTCCTGTCACCGAGGCCGATGTTTCACCGTTGGTCGCCATTTTTGATCGTGGGCTGAAGGGGGGGCTGGACTATGAGACCTCCCTGAAGCGGGCTTTTAAAGCCGTCCTGCTTTCCCCCAAGTTCCTCATTCTCCAGGAGCAGGAGCGCCCCGGTGAAACCAAACCTTGGCAGGTCAGTGGCCATGAAATGGCCCAGCGTCTCTCCTATTTCCTCTGGTCCACTATGCCGGATGCCGAACTCAGCCGCCTGGCGGATGAAGGCAAGCTCCAGGAAGCAGCCGGCATCGAAGCTCAGGTGAAGCGCATGCTGGCAGATCCCAAAGCGGAGGCTTTGACGAAACACTTCGCCGCCCAGTGGTTGGGCCTGGATGCGCTTTTTAACACCGTGGATCCCGATCGCGGCAAGTACAAGGAATTCACCCAGAGCCTGCGCCAGGCCATGTATGACGAAGGGCTGTATTTTTCCTCTGCCATCCTGCGGGAAAACGGTCGCGTGCTCGATTTCCTGGACAGCAAACACACCTTTGTGAATGAGGAACTGGCTCGTCTTTACGAGATTCCCGATGTCAAAGGGCCTGAAATGCGCCGGGTCATGCTGAAGGATGAACGCCGTGGCGGTGTCCTTGGCATGGGTGGCATGCTGGCAGCCACTGCTTACCCCCAGCGCACCAGTCCTGTGCTGCGTGGGAAATGGGTGCTAGAGACCCTCATGGGCACCCCACCGCCGCCACCGCCTGCGAATGTAGGCTCCCTGCCGGAGGATGATCGCAAAATCGAAAACTTGACCTTCCGTCAGCAACTGGAAAAGCACCGCAGCAAAGCCCAGTGCATGGGCTGTCACAATCGCCTCGACCCTCCCGGATTCGGGCTGGAAAACTTCGATCCCATCGGCAAATGGCGCGACAATGAAAATGGCAAAGCTCTGGATGTCTCCGCTAATTTCGTGGATGGACGCACCTTCAGAGGCCCGGCTGAAATGCGCCGCATCCTCATGAGTGAAAAGCACAAATTTGTGCGCAATTTCTGCGCCCGCCTGCTGGGATACGCTCTCGGTCGTGGCCTGGAGCCCCAGGATCAACCCACCCTTCTGCGGCTGGAGGAAACGCTCGTCAAAAACGACTATCACGCCCTGCCGCTCATCATCGCGGTGGCGCAGAGTTACCCTTTCACCCACCGGCGGCAATGA
- the tkt gene encoding transketolase, producing the protein MNKAILAQAANEARGLAMDAVHKCSSGHLGLPLGSAEIGAVLFGETLQCDPAEPKWLNRDRFILSAGHGSMFIYSWLHLSGYAVSIEDVSNFRVLHSITPGHPEFHETPGVESTTGPLGQGIGNAAGYALSGKMAAAKYNTAEHKIIDNHIIALAGDGCLQEGVAREAVAFAAHNGLDNLIVIFDSNDVTLDAMAKVTQSEDTQALYTAIGWDAVTIDGHDLEAVKNAIEAAKKNDNGKPKIIIAKTIIGKGIPEVAGTAKGHGEGGAKFVDAAKKGLGIPEGTHFYVSDEVKAYFADLKAQRATAHAEWNQTFSAWSAANPGLAAELDAARNGSLKAEDLLKVIPEYPTEGKAATRNSGGEILNHIAKAVPHLITGSADLFGSTKNYLTGAGDFSATNPTGRNIWFGIREHAMGAICNGIAYDGLFLGSCATFLVFADYCRPSIRLAALAKLPVTYIFTHDSVGVGEDGPTHQPVETVSGLRVIPNLDVIRPGDAEEAAAAFAAAFSRADGPTLLALSRQDLPHQGSASAATRREGTLKGGYVLVKETAPLEAIVIATGSEVQWAVEGAKGKPGVRVVSLPCFERFDRQDAEYRESVLPAACTKRISIEAGVTGLWWKYVGTQGQVIGIDRFGISAPGNVVFKELGITADAVAKALA; encoded by the coding sequence ATGAACAAAGCCATCCTCGCTCAAGCCGCCAACGAAGCCCGTGGTCTCGCCATGGACGCCGTGCACAAGTGCTCCTCCGGCCACCTCGGCCTGCCCCTCGGCTCGGCTGAGATCGGTGCCGTCCTCTTCGGTGAAACCCTCCAGTGCGATCCTGCGGAGCCGAAGTGGCTGAACCGCGACCGTTTCATCCTGTCCGCAGGTCACGGCTCCATGTTCATTTACTCCTGGCTGCACCTCAGCGGCTACGCGGTGTCCATCGAAGACGTGTCGAACTTCCGCGTGCTGCATTCCATCACCCCCGGTCACCCTGAGTTTCATGAAACTCCTGGAGTGGAGTCCACCACGGGCCCTCTCGGCCAGGGCATCGGCAATGCCGCCGGTTATGCCCTTTCCGGCAAGATGGCCGCAGCGAAGTACAACACCGCTGAGCACAAGATCATTGATAACCACATCATCGCCCTGGCAGGTGACGGCTGTCTCCAAGAAGGTGTGGCACGTGAAGCGGTGGCCTTTGCTGCCCACAACGGTCTGGACAACCTCATCGTCATCTTTGATTCCAACGACGTCACTCTCGACGCCATGGCCAAGGTGACCCAGAGCGAAGACACCCAGGCTCTCTACACCGCCATCGGCTGGGACGCTGTGACCATTGACGGACACGATCTCGAAGCCGTGAAGAACGCCATCGAAGCCGCCAAGAAGAACGACAACGGCAAGCCGAAGATCATCATCGCCAAGACCATCATTGGCAAAGGCATCCCTGAAGTCGCTGGCACAGCGAAGGGCCACGGAGAAGGCGGCGCGAAGTTTGTGGACGCCGCCAAAAAAGGCCTGGGCATCCCTGAAGGCACTCATTTCTACGTCAGCGACGAGGTGAAGGCCTATTTTGCCGACCTCAAGGCCCAGCGTGCCACCGCCCACGCGGAGTGGAACCAGACCTTCAGTGCCTGGAGCGCCGCCAACCCTGGCCTGGCTGCTGAACTGGACGCCGCCCGCAATGGCAGCCTGAAGGCTGAAGACCTCCTCAAGGTCATCCCTGAGTATCCGACTGAAGGCAAGGCTGCCACCCGTAACAGCGGCGGCGAGATCTTGAACCACATCGCCAAGGCGGTGCCTCATCTCATCACCGGCAGCGCCGACCTTTTCGGCTCCACCAAAAACTACCTCACTGGTGCTGGTGACTTCAGCGCCACCAACCCGACGGGTCGCAACATCTGGTTCGGCATCCGTGAGCACGCCATGGGCGCGATCTGCAACGGCATCGCCTACGACGGCCTGTTCCTGGGTAGCTGCGCCACCTTCCTGGTGTTCGCGGATTATTGCCGCCCGAGCATCCGCCTGGCCGCCCTGGCCAAGCTGCCTGTCACTTACATCTTCACCCATGATTCTGTGGGCGTGGGTGAAGACGGCCCGACCCACCAGCCGGTGGAAACCGTCAGTGGTCTGCGTGTGATCCCGAATCTGGACGTCATCCGCCCAGGCGATGCAGAAGAAGCAGCGGCCGCTTTTGCCGCTGCCTTCAGCCGCGCCGATGGCCCGACCCTGCTGGCTCTCAGTCGTCAGGATCTGCCACACCAGGGCAGCGCCAGCGCCGCAACCCGCCGCGAAGGCACCCTCAAAGGTGGTTATGTCCTCGTGAAGGAAACCGCCCCCCTGGAAGCCATCGTCATCGCCACCGGTTCTGAAGTCCAGTGGGCCGTCGAAGGAGCCAAGGGCAAGCCCGGCGTCCGCGTCGTGAGCCTGCCTTGCTTTGAGCGTTTCGACCGTCAGGACGCTGAGTATCGCGAGTCCGTGCTGCCAGCCGCCTGCACGAAGCGCATCTCCATCGAAGCCGGTGTCACCGGCCTCTGGTGGAAATACGTCGGCACCCAGGGCCAGGTCATCGGCATTGACCGCTTCGGCATCAGTGCCCCAGGCAACGTCGTCTTCAAGGAACTTGGCATCACCGCCGATGCAGTCGCCAAGGCCCTCGCCTGA